In Nitrosophilus labii, the following proteins share a genomic window:
- a CDS encoding NAD-dependent epimerase: MKILVTGTAGFIGFHLAIKLLERGDEVVGVDNINDYYDIRVKYGRLKELGFEEKDFEFGKKYVSKRYSNHTFYRANLEDKEAIEKIFKNENPQRVCNLAAQAGVRYSLTNPHAYAQSNIVGFINILEACRHNEVEHLSYASSSSVYGLNETMPFNVHHNVDHPISLYAASKKSNELMAHTYSYLFNIPTTGLRFFTVYGPWGRPDMALFLFTKAILEDRTIDVFNYGKMKRDFTYIDDIIEGVVRVIDNPAKPNPNWSGKTPDPATSKAPYKVYNIGNGSPVELMDFIKAIEKSLGKEAKKNYLPLQPGDVPATWADTSSLEKDLGYKPGTPIEYGVEQFVKWYREFYGV; encoded by the coding sequence ATGAAAATCCTTGTAACAGGAACGGCAGGATTTATAGGTTTTCATCTAGCAATTAAACTTCTTGAAAGAGGAGACGAAGTAGTAGGAGTAGACAATATTAACGACTATTACGATATCAGGGTTAAATACGGAAGATTAAAAGAACTTGGATTTGAAGAGAAAGATTTTGAATTTGGAAAAAAGTATGTAAGCAAAAGATATTCCAACCACACATTTTACAGAGCAAATCTCGAAGACAAAGAGGCTATTGAGAAAATTTTCAAAAACGAAAATCCTCAAAGAGTATGTAATCTCGCCGCTCAAGCAGGTGTTAGGTACTCATTGACAAATCCGCACGCTTATGCTCAAAGCAATATAGTGGGATTTATCAATATTTTAGAAGCTTGCCGTCATAACGAAGTTGAACATCTATCATATGCAAGCAGTTCCAGTGTTTACGGACTAAATGAGACTATGCCATTTAACGTTCATCACAACGTAGATCATCCAATAAGCCTTTACGCAGCAAGCAAAAAAAGTAACGAACTAATGGCTCACACATACTCATATCTTTTCAATATTCCTACAACCGGACTTAGATTTTTCACCGTTTACGGTCCTTGGGGAAGACCGGATATGGCTCTGTTTTTGTTTACTAAAGCGATTTTGGAAGATAGAACTATTGACGTTTTTAATTATGGAAAAATGAAAAGAGATTTTACATATATCGACGATATCATCGAAGGTGTTGTCAGAGTCATAGACAATCCGGCCAAACCCAACCCAAACTGGAGCGGTAAAACGCCCGATCCTGCCACTAGTAAAGCTCCTTATAAAGTATATAACATAGGAAACGGCTCTCCTGTTGAACTGATGGATTTTATAAAAGCTATAGAGAAATCTCTAGGCAAAGAGGCTAAGAAAAATTATCTTCCTTTGCAGCCAGGAGACGTTCCTGCAACTTGGGCGGATACTTCCTCTTTGGAAAAAGATCTAGGCTATAAGCCAGGCACACCTATCGAATATGGAGTAGAACAGTTTGTCAAATGGTATAGAGAGTTTTATGGAGTTTGA
- a CDS encoding four helix bundle protein: MNDYKDLKVWQNSISLVEKIYQLIKSFPNSEIYVLSDQIRRSAISIPSNIAEGASRNTKKEFIQFLYIALGSASELETQIIIAKKIGYINNIENYILEITKLRKMLNSLISSLKGKTK; this comes from the coding sequence TTGAATGATTACAAAGATTTGAAGGTTTGGCAAAACTCCATATCCTTAGTGGAAAAAATATATCAGCTTATTAAAAGTTTCCCAAATAGTGAAATATATGTATTATCAGATCAAATTAGAAGATCAGCAATTTCAATTCCAAGTAATATAGCAGAAGGTGCATCTCGAAATACTAAAAAAGAGTTTATACAATTTTTATATATAGCTTTAGGTTCTGCTTCTGAATTAGAAACTCAAATTATAATTGCAAAAAAAATTGGATATATTAATAATATTGAAAATTATATTCTCGAAATAACAAAATTAAGAAAAATGTTAAACAGTCTTATAAGTTCTTTGAAAGGAAAAACAAAATGA
- a CDS encoding UDP-glucose dehydrogenase family protein, with protein MKLSIIGTGYVGLVTGACFAQMGNSVVCVDIDEKKIENLKKGIIPIYEPGLEEIVKNNFKIGTLEFTTDIKYALENSDIVFIAVGTPQGEDGSADLQYVLAVAKDIGKYMSHPLIVVDKSTVPVGTADKVRETIKKELENRLHNKDITEGEFEELMKFDVVSNPEFLKEGDAVNDFMKPDRVVIGADNPKSMEVLKELYAPFTRSHERFIGMDVRSAELTKYAANAMLATKISFMNEMARIAEAVGADINKVRVGIGSDSRIGYAFIYPGVGYGGSCFPKDVKALEKIALDSGVDPKIVKAVEEVNKEQRIYFLNKILNRFSINYQLSTINSKDKPLKGFSFAIWGLSFKPETDDMREAPSITIIKELTKRGAKIKAYDPKAMDEAKNFWLKGVENIEYFDNKYDTLNDSDAMILVTEWKEFRSPDFFEMKKRLKNPIIFDGRNQYNKDKLKEMGFEYYQVGVSGG; from the coding sequence ATGAAGCTAAGCATTATTGGTACAGGTTATGTAGGACTCGTTACCGGTGCTTGTTTTGCACAGATGGGAAATAGCGTAGTATGCGTTGACATCGACGAAAAAAAGATTGAAAATCTAAAAAAGGGAATTATACCCATATATGAACCAGGTCTTGAAGAGATAGTTAAAAATAACTTCAAAATCGGTACTTTGGAATTTACCACAGATATAAAATATGCACTTGAGAACTCTGATATAGTTTTTATTGCAGTAGGAACTCCACAAGGTGAAGATGGAAGTGCAGATTTGCAGTATGTCTTAGCTGTAGCAAAAGATATCGGAAAATATATGAGCCATCCTTTGATAGTAGTGGATAAATCCACTGTTCCCGTAGGAACCGCAGATAAAGTTAGAGAAACTATAAAAAAAGAGCTCGAAAACAGACTTCATAACAAAGATATCACCGAAGGCGAATTTGAAGAGCTAATGAAGTTCGACGTTGTCAGCAACCCTGAATTTTTGAAAGAGGGTGACGCGGTAAATGATTTTATGAAACCAGATAGAGTAGTCATAGGCGCCGATAATCCAAAATCAATGGAAGTTTTAAAAGAGTTATATGCTCCTTTTACAAGAAGTCATGAAAGGTTTATAGGTATGGACGTTAGAAGCGCCGAACTTACCAAATACGCCGCAAACGCAATGCTTGCAACTAAAATATCTTTTATGAACGAAATGGCGCGTATCGCCGAAGCGGTAGGAGCCGATATTAATAAAGTAAGAGTTGGAATCGGTAGCGATAGTCGTATAGGTTATGCCTTTATATATCCTGGAGTCGGATATGGCGGCAGCTGTTTTCCAAAAGATGTGAAGGCTCTTGAAAAGATAGCGCTGGATTCGGGAGTTGATCCAAAGATCGTAAAAGCTGTCGAAGAGGTAAACAAAGAGCAAAGAATCTATTTTCTAAACAAAATCTTAAACCGCTTTTCTATCAACTATCAACTATCAACTATCAACTCAAAAGATAAGCCATTAAAAGGCTTCTCTTTTGCTATATGGGGACTAAGCTTTAAACCAGAAACGGATGATATGCGAGAAGCTCCCTCCATCACAATCATAAAAGAGCTTACCAAAAGAGGCGCTAAAATCAAAGCTTACGATCCAAAAGCTATGGATGAGGCAAAAAACTTTTGGCTTAAAGGTGTTGAAAATATCGAGTATTTCGACAACAAATACGACACTCTAAACGACTCGGACGCTATGATACTAGTAACTGAATGGAAAGAGTTCAGAAGCCCGGACTTTTTTGAGATGAAAAAAAGACTCAAAAACCCTATAATTTTTGACGGAAGAAATCAATACAATAAAGATAAACTCAAAGAGATGGGATTTGAATATTACCAAGTAGGTGTTTCTGGTGGATAG
- a CDS encoding lipid A biosynthesis lauroyl acyltransferase: MKDKIYLGLFNIFQWTVRHTPKKVLNAILNSLSWLIYILDKKHRKIIKTNLDFAFGDKLSKKEKDKIIKKCYKNMLYNLADFVKNQGISKEELLKKIEFKNEKILKDALKNGEKVILITAHYGNWELLPLSIAAFFGPLTAVGRALDSKTMNDILKRNREQYDIRILDKKGAMKGLINDLKKGRMVGLLVDQNTAESEGILIDFFGKRARHTPSAALLARRFNAKIIPTFISTNDYEKYTITFYEPIICKKTQNSEEDIRKCTQAQADITEKVIRQKPDEWFWFHKRWKNQYEEIYK; this comes from the coding sequence TTGAAAGATAAAATATATCTGGGACTTTTCAATATCTTCCAATGGACAGTCAGACATACTCCAAAAAAGGTTTTAAACGCCATTTTAAACTCACTCTCATGGCTGATATATATTTTGGATAAAAAGCATAGAAAAATAATAAAAACCAATCTGGATTTTGCTTTTGGAGATAAACTTAGCAAAAAAGAGAAAGATAAAATCATTAAAAAATGCTATAAAAATATGCTTTATAATTTGGCAGATTTTGTAAAAAACCAAGGTATTTCTAAAGAGGAACTGTTAAAAAAGATTGAATTTAAAAACGAAAAGATATTAAAAGACGCTTTGAAAAATGGCGAAAAAGTTATACTCATAACAGCCCATTACGGAAACTGGGAGCTTCTGCCACTATCCATAGCCGCTTTTTTTGGACCACTTACTGCAGTAGGAAGAGCGCTTGACTCTAAAACGATGAACGATATCTTAAAAAGAAATAGAGAGCAGTATGATATAAGAATACTCGATAAAAAAGGAGCCATGAAGGGACTTATAAACGATCTTAAAAAAGGAAGAATGGTTGGACTTTTAGTAGATCAAAACACAGCTGAAAGCGAAGGGATATTGATAGACTTTTTTGGCAAACGTGCACGCCATACCCCAAGTGCGGCTTTACTGGCTAGACGATTTAATGCTAAAATTATACCTACGTTCATAAGCACAAACGATTATGAAAAATATACAATCACCTTTTATGAACCCATAATCTGCAAAAAAACCCAAAACAGCGAAGAGGATATAAGAAAATGCACCCAGGCTCAGGCAGATATAACGGAAAAAGTGATACGTCAAAAACCTGATGAGTGGTTTTGGTTTCATAAAAGGTGGAAAAATCAGTATGAAGAGATTTATAAATAA
- the waaC gene encoding lipopolysaccharide heptosyltransferase I encodes MNIAIIRLSALGDIVHSMVVLQFIKKHFPDANITWVTQKNFEDVLNFNPGIKQVVGIDIKKLKTKKSLKEFKKTAKFLKSLDSFDYVLDIQGLIKSATISFFLGKKRYGLEVGCIRESLASLFYTDRVIIPCENNVIYRNLDFVSKIFGFEYNDEEILKKEAYLFYDTSKDYSVINNFLEDKNILFIPGSSKENKNYPSEGFIEVAKSLKKNILLLWGNEEERKKAEYISQKSGAKVLPKLSLNDLKYLISKMDLIIGGDTGPVHMAWAMNRASIVLFGYTPVTLMYQTPKNIAIKSPSSAGACRFDKSDDSIKLIEPKKIIEKAKELLER; translated from the coding sequence ATGAATATAGCAATTATTAGACTTAGTGCGCTTGGGGATATCGTTCATTCTATGGTTGTTTTACAGTTTATAAAAAAACATTTTCCGGATGCCAATATCACTTGGGTTACTCAAAAAAACTTCGAAGATGTACTAAACTTCAATCCCGGTATAAAACAAGTTGTGGGAATAGATATTAAAAAACTAAAAACTAAAAAATCTTTAAAAGAGTTCAAAAAAACAGCCAAGTTTTTAAAAAGTCTTGATAGTTTTGATTATGTTTTAGATATACAAGGGCTTATAAAATCGGCTACTATCTCCTTTTTTTTGGGTAAAAAAAGATACGGTTTGGAAGTTGGTTGCATAAGAGAATCTTTAGCTTCCCTTTTTTATACAGATAGAGTAATAATTCCTTGCGAAAATAATGTGATCTATAGAAACTTAGATTTTGTTTCCAAAATTTTCGGATTTGAATATAATGATGAAGAGATTTTAAAAAAAGAGGCTTATCTTTTTTATGATACTTCTAAAGACTACTCAGTTATCAATAATTTTTTAGAAGATAAAAATATTTTGTTCATTCCAGGTTCAAGCAAAGAGAACAAAAACTATCCTAGTGAAGGTTTTATTGAAGTAGCTAAAAGTTTAAAGAAAAATATTTTGCTTCTATGGGGAAATGAAGAGGAGAGGAAAAAGGCAGAGTATATCTCCCAAAAAAGTGGCGCTAAAGTTTTGCCAAAACTATCTTTAAACGATTTAAAATATCTTATCTCTAAAATGGATCTTATAATCGGAGGGGACACGGGACCGGTTCATATGGCCTGGGCTATGAATAGAGCCTCGATAGTTCTTTTTGGCTATACCCCTGTTACTTTAATGTATCAAACACCTAAAAATATAGCTATAAAATCTCCGTCATCCGCCGGAGCTTGCAGATTTGATAAAAGTGACGATTCAATCAAGCTGATAGAGCCTAAAAAAATTATAGAAAAAGCAAAGGAGCTTCTTGAAAGATAA